The following coding sequences lie in one Spinacia oleracea cultivar Varoflay chromosome 1, BTI_SOV_V1, whole genome shotgun sequence genomic window:
- the LOC110775440 gene encoding transcription factor RF2b — translation MGHRRVHSEIYLRFPDEVSFGGSMDGGDNEADDLLATYMDMEKIEYCAENRNNPMNNNAPQDHDHDLDLDLDLDHDQQHRHCFTMDEFSGFSSNNDNDNDYSKINNNNNYNAGGGGGGASLEAKKAMPPDKLAELWVADPKRAKRILANRQSAARSKERKARYMQELEKRVKSLQTEATALSVQLSLFKRDTGSLTSENIDLRRQLESMEQQAQLRDALNDALKQELDRLAVATGDASTTADTFVMPLQNVPHHSQQQQQQQHQRHQQHQQQHQQQQSACLFESNMMSNPHQIDSKMSCLHPFELNISHTSQALDSHQTEILHSSHQSVDQHTDSNIFNMPQQPKVQQHCLIGRKHYLPFEPSRPRVPQYSTTKTNMNYPTLTPPVVSVSPLGHLPPYSLESNNSQSPEQQVYVTSQPHLLSQMTKQDHITKTQALDMNNAFDSYQLVKIQGMSIIANENIKGF, via the exons ATGGGCCACCGGAGAGTTCACTCGGAGATCTATCTACGATTTCCTGACGAAGTTAGCTTCGGGGGTTCCATGGACGGAGGTGATAATGAGGCTGATGATCTTTTGGCTACTTATATGGATATGGAGAAAATCGAGTATTGTGCCGAAAATCGGAACAATCCTATGAATAATAATGCTCCTCAGGATCATGATCATGATCTTGATCTTGATCTTGATCTTGATCATGATCAACAACATAGACATTGCTTTACTATGGATGAGTTTTCCGGGTTCTCGAgtaataatgataatgataatgattatAGCAagattaacaataataataattataatgccGGCGGCGGGGGCGGGGGTGCTTCTCTTGAAGCTAAGAAGGCTATGCCCCCTGATAAATTAGCTGAGTTGTGGGTTGCTGATCCTAAACGAGCTAAGAG GATATTGGCTAATAGGCAGTCTGCTGCTCGATCAAAAGAGCGAAAGGCACGATATATGCAGGAGCTAGagaaaagagtaaaatctttgcAAACAGAAGCAACTGCACTCTCTGTACAGCTCTCACTTTTTAAG AGGGATACGGGTAGTTTAACAAGCGAGAACATTGATCTCAGACGTCAATTAGAATCCATGGAACAACAGGCTCAGCTACGTGATG CTTTAAATGACGCACTCAAACAGGAATTGGACAGGCTTGCGGTTGCTACTGGAGATGCTTCAACCACTGCAGACACATTTGTTATGCCACTGCAGAACGTTCCTCATCAttcacaacagcagcagcagcagcagcaccaACGCCACCAGCAACATCAGCAGCAGCACCAACAACAGCAATCAGCCTGTCTATTTGAGTCTAACATGATGTCCAACCCTCATCAAATCGACTCAAAAATGTCCTGTCTGCATCCCTTTGAGCTGAATATCTCACACACTTCTCAAGCACTGGACTCACACCAAACAGAAATACTGCATAGCTCTCATCAATCTGTGGATCAACATACTGATTCAAACATCTTTAATATGCCTCAACAACCAAAAGTACAGCAACATTGTCTCATTGGTAGAAAACATTATCTTCCATTCGAGCCATCTAGGCCAAGAGTTCCTCAATATTCTAcaaccaaaacaaatatgaattaCCCTACTCTAACTCCACCAGTTGTGTCTGTGTCGCCCCTCGGACATCTTCCACCATACTCGTTAGAATCAAACAACAGTCAAAGCCCTGAACAACAAGTATACGTCACATCTCAACCACATTTGCTATCCCAAATGACTAAACAAGACCATATTACCAAAACACAAGCTCTCGATATGAATAACGCTTTTGATTCTTATCAACTTGTGAAAATACAAGGCATGTCTATTATAGCCAATGAAAATATCAAAGGATTTTAA